AATTTCTCAAATTCAAGAGTAATAACTCTACCCTCTTTATCATGTTCTTCTATACCTAAACCATAACTAACAGATAAAGGCTCTTGTTTTGTAAAAATTGCAGTACCTGAATAACCCTTCTTTTCTGCATAGTTCCAATATTGATGGTAACCTTTTAATTCTAAGTCCAATTGCCCTGCACTTAATTTTGTTTCTTGTAAACAGAATATATCAGCATTTTGTTCATTAAAATAATCTAAAAAACCTTTTTTTATAGCTGCTCTAATCCCATTTACATTCCAAGATATTAACTTCATATTTATTTCCTTTCATTTGTCTTATTATTAATATTGTAGATAAAAAATAAGTGAAATTGCATTCTAAATTTTAGATGAAAAATTAAAGCAAGTGAGCCGAGCAAATCTCGGTGTGTTTGAAGCCAATTTATTGGCAAGTTTACCGAATTTGCAGCGAACGTTAATTTTTTATCGTTAAAAAATTTAGCTAGCAATGAACTATTTTTTACTACATAATAGTTGATAACGAACTGTTTTTACAATTATTTATTATAATATTCAATTAAATAAACTACTGCTAATATATATCCAAATTTTCCTAAACCTGTAATTTGTCCTATACAAGCTGGGGTTGTAATACAAACTTTTCTAAAATCTTCTCTTGCATGAATATTTGAGATATGTACCTCAACAGTGGGAATGCTCACTGCCTTTATAGCATCATGAATGGCTACTGATGTATGAGTGTAACCTCCTGCATTTAGGATAATTCCATCGTATTTTTTATTATAAGCATTTTGAATGAAATTTACTATTTCACCTTCAACATTACTTTGTAAAAATTCAAATTCAATATTCTTATCTCTAAATTCAGGATAACCTTCAATATATTTACATAAATCATCATAACTAAAAGTACCATAGATATTTTTCTCTCTTATTCCTAACATATTTAAGTTAGGACCATTAATTACCATTATTTTCATAGAATTCTTCTACCTTCTTTTTTATCTTTTTTCTAATTTTCTTTCTAAGTTGGGTTGATAATACAATATTATACAGAATTTCATCAGTTTTTAAAGCCTGTTCAATTAACATATCCATTCCATTTATAGTTTTTAATCCACATTCTTTTGCTTCTTTTAAGAATTTTGTTTCAATAGGGTTATAGATTAAATCTATTGCTATTTTAAAATTTTTTAAAATTTCTTTACTTACAAGATTATCTTCAACATTGGGATACATCCCAACAGGAGTAGTATTAATTATTATATCTCCTGCCATATTTTGTGGAAATTCTATTTTACTTAATTTATCCTTTCTAAAATAGAAAGTTATATCTTCTGCATCCATATCTTTTAAAACCTTATAGACACTGGCACTTGCTCCACCTTTTCCAATAATAGCTATCTTTTTATCTTTTACATCTATGTCATTTTTTGTCAGTGTATATTTAAAACCATAATAATCAGTGTTATCTCCATAGAATTTATTATCCTTTATATATAGAAGATTTATAGCTCCTATTTCCTTTGCTTCATCACTTATATAATCCAATTTATCTAAAAATCTCTTTTTATAAGGAACAGTTATATTCACTCCTTCAATAGAATTTTCAAGCATATAGTTTTTAAAATTACCTATCTTATCTTCATCAACTTCATATAACTTATATTCATCTTTAAGCCCTAAATCTTCAAAAAAAGTATTATGCAATAATGGAGAAAGTGAATGAGAAAGTTTTTTTCCTAAAAGTCCAAATTTTCTCACTTGCTTTGAACCTCCTTACTTATATCCATAAGATTTTTTAAAAATTTTTCTATATATTTTTTTTCATCATCACTGACATTTTGAGTACAATTATCTATTATTTCTTGTTCTCTTTGAGGATCAAAAATTTTTATATTGTGTTTTTTCTTTAATAGACCAATTTTTTTAGAAACTTCCAATCTTTCTTTAAAGAGGACCAAAAGTTTATCATCTATTTCATCAATTTTTATCCTCATTAGCTCTAATTCTATCATCATTTATCTCCTGTTGTATTTCTCTAAAACGATTAGCTAAATCTGTTTCAGTCACTTGAAATATGATTTTACCTTTCTCATCATAAGTAGTAATTATTCCTTTTACAAAATCATAGGTATAATTCTTCCTTCCTTTTTCATCATAATAGTTCCAAACTCCTGCCATATTATCATTAACTATTCTTCCTTCACTCATTAAAACACCTTTTTCATCATAATTCTTCATAACACCTTCTTCATCATTTGTCATTATGTTATAAATAATTTCTGCTTTTAATTTACCATTTTCATAATAGTATTGCCAAATACCAGCTCTTCTATTATTGATAAAAAATTGTTTTATCTTTATCTTTCCATTTGGATAGTAAACATTAATAGGTCCATTTAAAATTCCTCTTTTTAATATATTTATTTTATCAGAGTTAAAAAGATTTTTTGGTAATTTACCAACTGCTAATATTTCCAAACCTGTAATCAATAATAAGAACAAAAATATTTTTTTAATTTTCATCACTAATCCCTCTTATCTTTTTTATTTAATTATCCTTTTTATTTTAACATTTTTTTTTAGAAATGTAACCAAAAAATATGTTATAATATGAATTATTAATTTTTTAGAGGTAGAAATGAAAAGAAATTTAGTTATAGATGATGACATTGTTGAAAATAAAACCCTTTACAAAAAAGTAAACGATATTAAAAAAGAAAGGGAAAATGAAAAAGAGAAAGATTTGATAAACAAAAGGAAAAATAATATTATCTCCTTTTTTATGATATTAATTATAATTGGAGGTATTAATTTTTTTAGTTCTATATCAAGATTTGATAATGCCAAAATGCTTGATAAAGGAGTTAAACAAGTTGCTATTTTAATTGTTTCATTTGTAGTTTTTGGTACGTCAATAAAAGCTGGAAATATTATATATAAAATAGTTTCAAAACCTGTATTTAGACTTTTTATTCTTATAATTAGTTTATCAGTCTTTTTAGCTATTGCTTATATCCCAAGTGAAAGTTTATTTCCTACTATAAATGGTGGTAAAGGCTGGGTACATATAGGTCCTCTAAGTATACAAGTTCCAGAAATTTTTAAAGTACCTTTTATTATGGTTTTAGCAAGTATATTTGCCAGAGGAAAAGATGATAAAAAAGAATTTCCTTATATAAAAAACTTTTTTTCTGTATTCTTTTACACACTTATATTTTTCATAATAATAACATTTTGTTTAAAAGATATGGGAACAGCTATACACTATATTATGATAGCTTGTTTTATAATATTTCTATCTGATATTCCAAATAAAGTTGTTTTTCCAGCATTTTTTGGATTACTTGCTTCTATACCAGTATTACTTTATATTTTCCTCAATACTCTATCAGGCTATAAATTAGATAGAGTAAAAGCATTTTTAGATGGGATTTTACATGGTAACTATACTAGAGAAGATGCTTATCAAATTTATCAGTCACTTATTGCTTTTGGAACAGGTGGAATATTAGGTAAAGGTTTTGGAAATGGAGTTCAAAAATATAATTATATTCCAGAAGTGGAAACTGACTTTGCAATAGCAACTTATGCAGAAGAAACAGGTTTTATTGGAATGTTTATTGTACTTTTTCTATTTTTCTCACTTTTTGTTTTGATAATGGGAGTTGCTAACAATGCAAAAAATTATTTTTCAAAATATCTAGTTGGAGGAATAGCTGGTTATTTTATAACACAAGTTATTATTAATATTGGAGTTGCAATAGGTTTAATACCAGTTTTTGGTATCCCTTTACCTTTTATAAGTTCAGGAGGTTCATCTCTTCTTGCTATATCAATGGCTATGGGACTTGTAATATATGTTAATAATACACAAACTTTAAAATAGCTTATACTTTACAAAGTAAGTCTATGGTGCTATAATTTTCTGAATAACAAAAATATTTTTATTAGAGGTATAAGAAATGGAAATGAAAGATATAATTGAAAAAGTCAATTACTATGCAAAATTGAGTAAGAAAAGAAAACTTACAGAAGAAGAAATAAAAGATAGAGAAATATACAGAAGAATGTATTTAAATAAGTTTAAGGCACAGGTAAAAGCACATTTAGATAATATAGAAATTGTAGATGAAAAAGATTTTAAAAACTAGGGGGATAATATGATTACTGTAAAAGATATTTTTAGACATGGAGAGGATTACCTAAACAAAGAAATAGAGCTTTTTGGTTGGGTAAGAAAGATAAGAGATCAAAAGAAATTTGGTTTTATTGAATTAAATGATGGTTCATTTTTTAAAGGAGTTCAAATAGTTTTTGAAGAAGGACTTGAAAATTTTGATGAAGTATCAAGACTTTCAATATCATCTACTATTAAAGTAAAAGGAACTCTTGTTAAATCTCAAGGTAGTGGACAGGATTTAGAAGTTAAAGCTGATAAAATAGAAATTTTCCAAAAAGCTGATTTGGAATATCCATTACAAAATAAAAGACATACTTTTGAATATTTAAGAACTAAGGCACATTTGAGACCTAGAACTAATACTTTTTCAGCAGTATTTAGAGTAAGATCCGTACTTGCTTATGCATTACATAAATTTTTCCAAGAAAATAACTTTGTTTATGTTCATACTCCAATTATAACTGGTTCTGATGCAGAAGGTGCAGGAGAAATGTTTAGAGTTACAACTCTTGATATGAATAAATTACCTAAAAAAGAAAATGGTGAAGTTGATTTTACAAAAGATTTCTTTGGTAAATCTACTAACCTAACAGTAAGTGGTCAATTAAATGTTGAAACTTTTTGTGCTGCTTTTAGAAATGTTTATACTTTTGGACCAACATTTAGAGCAGAGTATTCAAATACTGCAAGACATGCCTCAGAATTTTGGATGGTGGAACCTGAAATAGCTTTTGCAGATTTATCTGCTAATATGGAACTTGCAGAAGCTATGGTAAAATTTGTTATTAAATATGTTATGGATACTTGTCCAGAAGAAATGGAATTCTTTAATTCATTTATTGAAAAAGGACTATTTGATAAATTAAATAATGTCCTTAACAATGAATTTGGTAGAATTACTTATACAGAAGCAATAGAAATTTTAGAAAAATCTAGAAAAAAATTTGAATTTCCTGTTAAATGGGGAATAGATTTACAAAGTGAACATGAAAGATATCTAGCAGAAGAATATTTTAAAAAGCCTGTCTTTGTTACTGATTATCCAAAAGAAATAAAAGCCTTCTATATGAAACTTAATGAAGATGGTAAAACAGTTAGAGCTATGGACTTACTAGCACCAGGAATTGGAGAAATAATTGGTGGCTCTCAAAGAGAAGATAGTTATGAAATTCTTTTAAAGAGAATGAAAGAACTTGGACTTAATGAAGAAGACTATGAATTTTATTTAGATTTAAGAAGATTTGGAAGTTTCCCTCACTCTGGATATGGATTAGGTTTTGAAAGAATGATGATGTATCTAACAGGTATGCAAAATATCAGAGATGTAATACCTTTCCCAAGAACTCCAAATAATGCAGAATTTTAATAAGGATAAAAATGAAAAAGAAAATAAAAGAAGTTATTGTTGTTGAGGGAAAAGATGATATCTCAGCAGTTAAAAATGCTGTTGATGCAGAAGTGTTTCAAGTCAACGGACATGCTGTTAGAAAAAATAAAAGTATAGAGATATTAAAACTTGCTTATGAAAATAAGGGGCTTATTATTTTAACAGATCCTGATTATGCAGGTGAAGAAATAAGAAAATATTTATGCAGACACTTTCCCAATGCAAAAAATGCTTATATTTCTCGTGCAAGTGGTACAAAAGATGGAGATATTGGAGTTGAAAATGCTTCTCCTGATGATATTATCACTGCACTTGAAAAGGCAAGATTTAGTTTAGATAATTCAGAAAATATCTTTAACTTAGATTTAATGATAGATTATAATTTAATAGGAAAAGATAATTCGGCTGATTTAAGAGCTTTGCTTGGTGCTGAACTAGGTATAGGCTATTCAAATGGAAAACAATTTATGGCTAAACTAAATAGATATGGAATAAGTCTTGAAGAATTTAAAAGGGCTTATGAAAAAATTAATAAAAGATAAAAACAGAGAAGTTATTGTGAATTTACAATAACTTCTTTTTTGTTATATAAAAGTAATTGATTTAAAACAAAAAATACAATACAATAAAAAATATATATAATTCTAACAAATCAGAAATTATAATAGAAAAGAGGTATGTAAATGCAAGATGATACATTTATTTTTTTAGATGAATTTTCAGACACTGAGCTATATGTTTTTTTAAATAAATCTAAAGAAAAAATTTTAAAATTTATATGGAAAGAAAAAAAGATTGAAATAATAGGAAAGTACCAAGAACAACAAGAAAGTAATTACAGTAATGAAGAACCTTTTGATTTGGCTGAAATAGGTTATGATTCAGTTGTTTATAAGGTACTTAGTAAAATAGAGGAAGATGATTTGAAATCTGCAGAATTTGAGGATTGGGATGGGTGTTTGGTAATTGAAATATCAATCTATAATTATCCTGATGAAATAAGAAACTTGGATAATGAGATAATCTGGACAAAAGAAAATATTAAGAAAGAACATATGGATATAATTAATCAAAAAAATAAAAAGTTAGAAGAACAGAAAAAAAGAGGAAGAGAGTATTTTAAATATTTAGATGAATTGGAAATTTTAAGAAGAGAAAAGGTAAATACCCCAAAAAGAGAGGAGGAACTTATTAAAAAAATAGAAGAAAGAGAAGAAGCTGGAAAGCGATATGCTGAATATAAAAGAAATTTAAAAAAATGGATAAAACATATGAAGAAATATTTAAAAAATAATGAATATATTTATTAATAAAACTTGAAATAAAACTAAAATTCTGTAAAAATATCAGAAAAAAGATTAAAGGAAAATTTATTCCATAGAAGTATATCACTCCATTTAGAAAGGGAAATAACAAAGAAAATAAGTTATTATTAATTCATAACAAGGCAGCCAAGTTAGAAAATAAATTTTAAAAATTAATGGAGGTAAAAGTTATGAATCAAGAAGAAAAGAAAGAACTAATGGGGAAATATGCTAAAAAGTTGGAAAATGCTATAAAAAGAGAAGCAGCAGTAATAAAAGAAATGGAAAATGATAAGGCTCTGATAAAATATTTGGAAGGACAAAAAACATCAGGAGCAGCCTTTGATAACACAGTCTATGAAAGTTATGATGCTTGGATAGAAACTATCAAAAAACAAATAAAGAAATCTGAAAATACTCTTAAAAATATAGAGTTTAAAAAGGTTGAACTAGAAGCAGTACAAAAATATATAGCATAATAAAAATTAAATATCAGCTGATATAAAGAAAATGGAGTTTAATGACTCCATTTTTTTATTATATAAAAATAATTGCTTTTACATTAAAGAAGTGTTAAAATGTCTCCATTAAAATTTTCAAACAATAAAAAAAGGGGGAAAGATGAGGTTCTATTCATATAATTATTTACTTGACCAAATTGCAAGATTTGACTGGTGGGGAGCCGCATTTACAATATTTTTAATAATTTGTCTTATTGTGACAATGTTCAAATATCATCAAAAACAAAAGGAAACAAAATTTAGAGAACTCGCTATTATTTTAGGCTTAGGAATTATTGTTGTAATAAGTATAAAAATAAGTCATTATCGTGTTACACAAGCTAATGATAATCATTACAGACTGGCTGTTCATTTCATTGAAGTTGTTTCAAAAGATTTAAAGACAGATAAGGAAAATATCTATATTAACACTTCTGCCTCAATAGACGGTGCATTAGTAAAAATTGGAAATCTCTATTATAGAGTTATCAGTGGGGATAATGGAGAAAATTATCTTTTAGAAAAAATTGAGCTAAACAATCCAAAAATTGAAATAGTAGAGGTGAAAAAATAATGGAATTATCATATTTAGATATTGCAATAAAATTGACTATGGGGCTTTTATCATTAGTCTTAGTTATAAATATATCAGGAAAGGGAAATCTTGCACCTTCGTCTGCAACAGATCAAGTTTTAAACTATGTTCTAGGGGGTATAGTTGGTGGAGTTATTTATAGTCCAAGAATAAGTGTTTTACAATATTTTATAATTCTTATGATATGGACTATGATAGTTTTAATTTTGAAGTGGTTGAAAACAAATAGTGTTTTATTTAAAACTATTTTAGATGGACAACCTGTTATTATTATAAAAAAAGGTATTCTTGATGTAGAAGCCTGTCGTAGAGCAGGATTGACTGCCAATGATATAGCTTTTAAGTTGCGTACCAATGGTGTGTATAGTGTAAGAAAAGTTAAAAGAGCAGTGCTTGAACAAAATGGGCAACTGATAATAGTTTTACAAGATGAAGAAAATCCAAAATATCCAATTATAACAGATGGAACTGTACAAACAAATATACTTGAAGCTATTGATAAAGATACAGATTGGTTACAAGAACAGTTAAAAGAAATGGGTTATGAAAATATTTCTGATATTTTCTTAGCAGAATATGACAGTGGAAAAATTACTGTTATCACTTATTAAATTATTAATGAGGACAATAAATTTCATTTATTAAAATAGGAGGAGTTTTTAATGAAAAAATTTTCTTTAAAATTTGTGGTAGTTTTTATCTTAGTTTTATTCACCTCTTTTATTTATGCAGATGGAGTATTTTCAAGATATTATAACGATAAATTTCCTTTTTCAATAGATGTCCCTATCACAAAATATGAACAAGATACACCAGATGATAAAGGAACCATTGTCAATTTAGATTTTATTAAAAATTCTAAATTTATTCCTACGAAAAATTTCTTTAAAGGTTATAGCGGTTTAAGTGGTGATGAACTAAGCATAGAAAGTAAAGATAAGGATATCACTATTTTAACTTATGGTACTTATTTTTTAAATTCAGAAGAAGCTAATGGTTTGGAAGATATAGAAAATATAAAAGAGGCTTTTAAATATGATAATCTCAACTATAATGAATTTATAAAAAAATATTATAATGGACAATCTCCTAAAAATATTAATCCATTGAAATATGATTATAACAAAACTTTATTTATCAATGGCAATAATGTAGCATATAACACTATTGGAAAAGATTTCTATGCTGTTTCATATATAGAAAATAATAAAATTCACTATAAAAAAGTTATTTATAATAGAGATGAAAATTCTTATGCAGTATTTGAAGCAACATATCTACCAAAAGATAAAAAATTTATGGATAATATTGTGAATGAGATGGTAAAAAGTTTTAAAATTATTTAAAAAAGCAGGATATACTTGTCCGAGCATATCCCACATATTGAATTTATCTTTTTTCTATGGTACAATTAACTAACGAAAGAAATACAAGTGAAAAATGATAACAACCAAACAACATCTATGTCCGTGGGTGTTGTTTTTATTTTCTCTTAAAAAATAAGCATTTATATTAAAAGTATGCTAAAATATCTATAAATAAGCAAATGAAAGAAAAAATATAAGGGGGATTTATGTTAAGTTTTTATAATCAAGAGCTTCAAACAAGAGCAAAAGAATTTATTGAAAAGATTAAGAATGATAGCAAAAAGCTAGATAAGGAAAATCAAAAATTTGTACAAGATATTTTTACTCGTGGAGATACAGAATATTACTATTCTTATGCTGGATTTTTAATTAAAAACAAAATACAAGAATTAGAAATAAAAAAGGATGTTAAATTTAATGATATTTTTCCTAAAAGTATATATCCAGCATTAAAATTACTTATGGGAGAAAAGTTTTTTAAGATATTTATAGAAATATCAAAAAATATTACAAACTATCCATTCTCCTCTGGATACTATCGTAGAATGGTAAGAAGTAAAAGTTATTTTAATTATATAAATCCCTTGTTCAATTTACTAGGAAATTTTGTAAATTTATATTTTTTGAATATTGATGTTATCACAATAGTAAAAAGAGAATATGAAAAAGGTGTATATGGCATAGATAATCCATATTATATAGCCTATGAAATAGATAATGGTAATCAAGAATTAATAGATTTAATAAAAGAAGCATTAGGTTCTCAAAAATCAGAAATAGATTTAACTTATAATAATATGAAAGCTATCTTTATTTCAAACAATAAAGAATTAATTGAACTTACAGGAAAATTACTATTAGCTGCCAAACTTCAAGAAGGAGTTAGACAACAAATTTGTGAAAATATGGATAGTGGTTTGCAAGAAAATTTTGAATATATGTTTAAAATTATCTATGATAACAATTTAATAAGATTTTCTTCTGTAAAAAGAGCCTTAGCAACTTGGACAGGTTTAGCTAATGAAGGTGCTGATATAAGTAAATTTGGTAAAAAAGAATTAGAAATCATAAATAAATTAATAGATAATCCAAAATATGAAGATGAGCTTTTAAAAAGTGATGATAATATTGAAGTATATCTAGGACTATGGAATAAATCTACAAGAGATATAAAATATTCTGTTGAGGCTATAGAGAAACTTTTAAAATCATCTAAATATCACATTAAGTTACTAATCTCATATTATTTATATGTTATAGTGAACACTACATATAAAAGAGAAATAGCCAAAAAAGTTATAAAAGAATATGGAGACAGTAAGAAAATTGTTGAAATTTTAGCTTGTTATCTTAATTTTTTAATAAGTTATGGTTCTGCAAGCAATTTAAAAAGAAATATAGAAAATGGTGAAATAGAACCTAAAACTTATTTTAAAAACAAAAATGAAGCTATTGAATTTTTTGATATTTTAGAAAAGGCTTTAAATCTTATGGATGGAAAAGAAAAATTATTTAATCCTTGTATCTTCCCTTGGTTCTATCAAAGTATAAGTACAAATACAATAACAACAGCTATGGCACTTATAACTGTTTTTTATCCTGATAATAGCTTAAAAAATAGAATGATGAAATATCTAAAAGAGATAGACACTTGGAATAGAAATTATTACCTTGAAATTCTATTTAAAAAACCAAGCAATAAAGAAGAAAAAGACTTTGTAATAGCTATGCTTTCAGATAGATCTGATGCAGGAATTTCTGCCTATGAAATAGTTAAGGACAATAACTTAATTAAAGAATATCCAAGAGAAATTGAAGACTTATTGAGATTAAAAAGTGGAGACAGAAGAAAGAAGTTAATAGATTTATTAATGAGCCAAGATAAAAAATCTTTGTTGTTATCTATTGATAATTTAATTTCTGCTAAGAATGAAAATAAAAGATTGGCAGCATTAGATATATTAAATCAGGTTAATTCTAGCCAAAAACCTTTATATGATAAAAAAGAAGTAAAAAACTTAATAGCAAAAATATCTACTCCTACTGATGCTGAGAAGATATTGATAGAAAATCTATCTGATAAAAAGAAAAAAGAAAACGAAGATACATTAAATAAATTATATAACACTGAATATAAGTTAGATTTACCTTATGAAGTTAAAAATGTAGAAAAACTTTCTAAGACTATTAAGAAAAATAAAAAAGGTGAATATATTATTGAAACAACTTCTGATACTAAAAAGTTTTTCTCTAAAAGTACAGATGAATTATTTAAAATAATTAAAAAATTAAGTAAACTATATGAAAAAAATGAAGAGTATGAATATTTTGGATATTATACAAAAGACTATGTCTTACTTAGAGATAAGTTTGAACCAATAAAAGATTTTAGTGAGCTTCCCCACAATGAAAGAGGGCGTTTATCTAATCGTCCATTGGAAGATGTATGGAGAGATTTCTATAAAAAAGAAATAAAAGATTTTCCAACTCTATTACAACTTTATTTGTTACTGATGATAGGAATGGAGGGAAGGAACAATAGAGAACTTACAGAAGTGCAAGAAAATATTTATATGAAAATGCTAGGTTTTGATGTAATGGAATTGTTAAATAAACTCAAAGAAGCTAATTTAAAATATGTATTTTCAACAATTCCTTATGATCCAACTACTTATCATCCAGCAGGTAGAGTAATAGATATTATAGGTCTTCTATACAGAGACTATTCAGAAGAAAATAAAAAATATCTTTTTGAGTTTGGAAAAGCCGTTGGATTATATGTTTTAAAAAATATAGATCCTAAATATATGGTTGAAGAAACTAAAAATTATAGAAATGAAACTTACTATAAAATTGTTTTAAATGCTGTTGCTTTTGTGTATACAAATATGTATTATATTATTATAAAAGCCTTAGAAAATTTAGAAGAATTCTATGATGAAAAATCATTTATTGAAGCCTTTGTAATTAGATATCACTTAGATGAAAAATTAAATGAATATATAAATGAAAATCTTAAAGAATATAAAATTGATGGTCACAGAAGAGATTTAGGACTTAGAAATTATGCAATAGCCGTTAATCTAAAAATAGCAGAAAAAGATTTAATCTATAAAGATATTTTAGAACTTGATAATAAGTCAGAAGATGAAAAAAGAGTAGCTTTTTCTAGCTTAGATAACTATATGAGCAATTATAGAAATATACTAGCTAAAAAAGAAGATAAAAGTTTAGCTAAATTTAACCCATTTATGCTTAATGAGGCTTTAAAAATTATCTATGATGAAGGTAGAAAAATAGTTGATTATCTAGTTCAAAATGAATTGAAAAGAGGAGATAGCCCAACTAAATACTCAGAATTACTTCATGGAATTAAAAGAATTGAAGGTATAGATTATCTTGTTCAAATACTTCAAGCCTTAGGAAAAGAAACTTTGGATAGAGCTGCTTACTATTGGGGAGGAAATGATACTAAAAAATCTGTGCTTAGTCATTTATTAAAAGTATGTTATCCAACAGAAAAAGATAATAGTAAAGAACTTGCTAAAAAATTAAAAGGCACTGATATTACAGAACAAAGATTGATTGAAGTTGCAATGTATTCTTCTCAATGGATAGAAATTATTGAAGGCTATTTAGGTTGGAAAGGACTTGTCAGTGGTTGTTACTATTTCCAAGCACATATGAGTGATGTTGATAGAAATAAAGAAGGTTTAATTGCAAAATATACTCCTATTTCTATTGATGATTTAATGGATGGAGCTTTTGATATAGATTGGTTTAAGTCTGCATATAAGGAGCTTGGAGCTAAGAGATTTGAAATGTTATATGACAGTGCAAAATATATTTCTGATGGGGCTAAACACACAAGAGCTAGAATGTTTGCAGATGCAGTTTTAGGAAATTTAAAATTAAAAGAAACTGAAAAGAAAATTGAAGATAAGAGAAATAAAGACTTAGTTGCTAGTTATTCTCTAATTCCTCTTTTAAAAGATAAACAAAAAGATGCACTACACCGTTACCAATTTTTACAAAAATTCTTAAAAGAAAGTAAAAAATTTGGAGCACAAAGAAGAGCAAGTGAGGCTAAGGCTATTAACATCTCATTAGAAAATCTA
This Fusobacterium animalis 7_1 DNA region includes the following protein-coding sequences:
- the aroQ gene encoding type II 3-dehydroquinate dehydratase; its protein translation is MKIMVINGPNLNMLGIREKNIYGTFSYDDLCKYIEGYPEFRDKNIEFEFLQSNVEGEIVNFIQNAYNKKYDGIILNAGGYTHTSVAIHDAIKAVSIPTVEVHISNIHAREDFRKVCITTPACIGQITGLGKFGYILAVVYLIEYYNK
- a CDS encoding shikimate dehydrogenase family protein codes for the protein MRKFGLLGKKLSHSLSPLLHNTFFEDLGLKDEYKLYEVDEDKIGNFKNYMLENSIEGVNITVPYKKRFLDKLDYISDEAKEIGAINLLYIKDNKFYGDNTDYYGFKYTLTKNDIDVKDKKIAIIGKGGASASVYKVLKDMDAEDITFYFRKDKLSKIEFPQNMAGDIIINTTPVGMYPNVEDNLVSKEILKNFKIAIDLIYNPIETKFLKEAKECGLKTINGMDMLIEQALKTDEILYNIVLSTQLRKKIRKKIKKKVEEFYENNGN
- a CDS encoding chorismate mutase; this encodes MIELELMRIKIDEIDDKLLVLFKERLEVSKKIGLLKKKHNIKIFDPQREQEIIDNCTQNVSDDEKKYIEKFLKNLMDISKEVQSK
- a CDS encoding toxin-antitoxin system YwqK family antitoxin, producing the protein MKIKKIFLFLLLITGLEILAVGKLPKNLFNSDKINILKRGILNGPINVYYPNGKIKIKQFFINNRRAGIWQYYYENGKLKAEIIYNIMTNDEEGVMKNYDEKGVLMSEGRIVNDNMAGVWNYYDEKGRKNYTYDFVKGIITTYDEKGKIIFQVTETDLANRFREIQQEINDDRIRANEDKN
- a CDS encoding FtsW/RodA/SpoVE family cell cycle protein, which gives rise to MKRNLVIDDDIVENKTLYKKVNDIKKERENEKEKDLINKRKNNIISFFMILIIIGGINFFSSISRFDNAKMLDKGVKQVAILIVSFVVFGTSIKAGNIIYKIVSKPVFRLFILIISLSVFLAIAYIPSESLFPTINGGKGWVHIGPLSIQVPEIFKVPFIMVLASIFARGKDDKKEFPYIKNFFSVFFYTLIFFIIITFCLKDMGTAIHYIMIACFIIFLSDIPNKVVFPAFFGLLASIPVLLYIFLNTLSGYKLDRVKAFLDGILHGNYTREDAYQIYQSLIAFGTGGILGKGFGNGVQKYNYIPEVETDFAIATYAEETGFIGMFIVLFLFFSLFVLIMGVANNAKNYFSKYLVGGIAGYFITQVIINIGVAIGLIPVFGIPLPFISSGGSSLLAISMAMGLVIYVNNTQTLK
- a CDS encoding DUF896 domain-containing protein; protein product: MEMKDIIEKVNYYAKLSKKRKLTEEEIKDREIYRRMYLNKFKAQVKAHLDNIEIVDEKDFKN
- the asnS gene encoding asparagine--tRNA ligase, which translates into the protein MITVKDIFRHGEDYLNKEIELFGWVRKIRDQKKFGFIELNDGSFFKGVQIVFEEGLENFDEVSRLSISSTIKVKGTLVKSQGSGQDLEVKADKIEIFQKADLEYPLQNKRHTFEYLRTKAHLRPRTNTFSAVFRVRSVLAYALHKFFQENNFVYVHTPIITGSDAEGAGEMFRVTTLDMNKLPKKENGEVDFTKDFFGKSTNLTVSGQLNVETFCAAFRNVYTFGPTFRAEYSNTARHASEFWMVEPEIAFADLSANMELAEAMVKFVIKYVMDTCPEEMEFFNSFIEKGLFDKLNNVLNNEFGRITYTEAIEILEKSRKKFEFPVKWGIDLQSEHERYLAEEYFKKPVFVTDYPKEIKAFYMKLNEDGKTVRAMDLLAPGIGEIIGGSQREDSYEILLKRMKELGLNEEDYEFYLDLRRFGSFPHSGYGLGFERMMMYLTGMQNIRDVIPFPRTPNNAEF
- the rnmV gene encoding ribonuclease M5 — encoded protein: MKKKIKEVIVVEGKDDISAVKNAVDAEVFQVNGHAVRKNKSIEILKLAYENKGLIILTDPDYAGEEIRKYLCRHFPNAKNAYISRASGTKDGDIGVENASPDDIITALEKARFSLDNSENIFNLDLMIDYNLIGKDNSADLRALLGAELGIGYSNGKQFMAKLNRYGISLEEFKRAYEKINKR
- a CDS encoding DUF3290 domain-containing protein → MRFYSYNYLLDQIARFDWWGAAFTIFLIICLIVTMFKYHQKQKETKFRELAIILGLGIIVVISIKISHYRVTQANDNHYRLAVHFIEVVSKDLKTDKENIYINTSASIDGALVKIGNLYYRVISGDNGENYLLEKIELNNPKIEIVEVKK